Within the Flavobacterium sp. N502536 genome, the region GTTGATATAAACAAGCTACTGGGCTTTGATCTGGGGACTAGCGAAAACAGACGTGCCGACGAGTTAATGGCTGATCTCATTGATCCGCTTAAGGCTTTTATTGCCGAAGATCCTGAGAAAAACTGGCCTTTGCTGATCGATCGTTACGGAGAATATTCGATGCGTCGTTTCTTAAAGGAAAATTCGATGTATTCAGAGAATGCCATCGAGATGATTGGGGTTTTACAAAATCTGGAGTCCAGAATGGCTTATGATTTTATCCAGAGTTTTATTGAGCAAAATATCATCAAAGATTCTACCACTTTTCTGGAAATTGTTGGTGGAAGCGACTTACTGCCAAATGCCTTCTTTAAAGCGCATCAGCTCGAAGAAAACACCTATTTTGATTGCAGAATGACCAAAATGAAGCTCGTTAACAACAAGGTAAAGATAGAAGTGGATATTGAAGTAGAGCGTGACTTTCAGTTTTATGAAGACGCGGGATTCAAAGCCTTAAAAACACCTGTCGGTGATCTGGAATTTGATGAAGTGATTGTTACCATACCTTTTTCCGCATTAAGACATGTGTACGTAACACCTCAATTCGATCAGCCTAAACGAAAAGCAATCCGCGAACTGCACTATGATTCTGCTACTAAAATATTGCTCGAATTTCGTGAGAAATGGTGGCAGGAAGCGCCTTATAATATTGTTGGTGGCGGTACGATTACAGATTTTTCGAACCGTTTTACCTATTATCCAAGCAATGATTTGGGAAGCAAAGGACATGGTCTCATACTGGCCTCCTATTGCTGGTCTGACGAAGCAAGCCGCTGGGATTCTATGGACGATGACGACAGGTATTTTTATGCGCTTAAAAACCTGGCCATCATGCACTCCGATGACGAGAAGGAACAGCAGCGCATTATCAACCTTGCCGTAATTACCTCAAGCATCAAGGACTATAAAAAGAAAGGCGGAAAATTAATTGGCGGTGCAACACAAAGCTGGATGCGCGACCCATATGCTTATGGTGAAGCGGCTATCTTTAATCCCGGACAGTTACAATTATTGCAACGTCACATCATCTCGACCGAATGGGAAGGAAAGGCACATTTTGCCGGAGAGCATACTTCGCTGAAACATGCCTGGATTGAAGGCGCTATCGAGTCCGGAATCCGTACCGCGCTAGAAGTCAACGAAAATACCGGTAACCTGAATAACCCTATTTAAGATGTCACAGCAAAAAATAACCGTTGCAAAATACCTGCAGATACGTCTGGAACAATTAGGACTCACGCATTTATTTGGCATTGCAGGCAATTATACTGCACCGTTTTTAAATACGATTCACGAAGACAAAAATGCAAAAATTACAATCGTTAACGACACGAATGAAATAAACGCCGGACATTGCACCGATGCCTATGCACGTCAAAACGGTTTCGCCGCAGTAGCGGTAACCTATGGCGTGGGAGCTTTTACGCTGCTCAATTCGGTTGCAGGTTCGTATGTAGAGCACTGTCCCGTGCTTGTCATAAATGGCGCTCCGACGAACAAAGACCAACAACGAAGCCTCGTTCAGGGCATGCTGGCATCGCATATGACGGGTGATATGTACAGCAACATCAATGTGTTTCGAAACGTTACGGTTGCGGCAGAGCAAATCACAGGTTCATCGGATGCTCCTTATAAAATTGATGCAGTGCTGAATGCCTGTATTTTATATGGAAGACCCGTTTATCTTGAGGTTTTTGAAGATGCATGGCGAATGGAATGCGATCCGCCTGTCGCTCCATTGGTAGAAAGAGAGTCCTCTAAATGTCAAACAAGTGCACGCAAGGCTGCTCAAAGAGTAGCGGCAATGGCACGTGGAAAAGAAATTATTTTCTGGGGCGGTATCGAAATCCAGCGTTACGGTATTCAAGACGAATTCCTTGATCTGATTGAAACTACCGATACTGAATTTGTGACCTCTATACTAGGAAAATCAATCGTATCCGAAAACCATCCGAAATTCAAAGGCGTTTTTAATGGCAAGGCATCACCAAAAGATGTGAAGGAACAATTTGAAAAAGCCCAGCTAAAAATTGGTCTTGGCGTATGGACCACGGGCAAAAACCTGGGTGGTTTTGACGTTTGGAAAGAAGATACTGTACTTGCCAATCACAGCGGTGTAAGAATTGGTGCTTCTTATGTGGCCAATGTATCGCTAAGAGATTTTATCCTATTTCTGAAAGAAGAACTTACCAAAGTTACCTTTAGCGCTTACGAAATGTATGCTGCAAAGGAACTGTCGGAATCCTTTTTTCTAGCAGATGACAGCATGACGAAAAGAGGGAAGCCGGCGCTTACTTATGATACCTTTTTCAAGCGAATCAATACTTTTATAGACGATAGGCATATAGTGGTTGCCGATGCGGGTTTTCCTTTACTGGGGGCCCAGGGTATCCGTATTGCAGAACCTAACGGGTTCGTAGCGCAGGCATCATGGCTTTCGATAGGCTATTCTGTTCCTGCGGCTACCGGAATAAAATGTGCCAGACCTGATAAAAGACCGGTAGTATTTGTTGGGGACGGTGCTTTTCAGGAAACCTGTCAGGCCATATCTACACAGAATAAACTGAAACACGACACTATTGTTTTTGTTTTGGACAATGGTATTTATGGTATTGAACAAATGCTTGTTAATCCAAATCCGTTTCGTGGTGCAGACAAGGTAGAATACAGTATTCCCGATTTAAACAACGTTTATGATTACAACGAAATGCACCGTTGGAAATATGCAAAACTCGTTGATGTATTTGGAGGCAGAGGTTTTGAAGTCAACACTCTCGACGAACTCGAGGAGGTTTTGAACCAGCTTGAGAGCATTACCGAAAATACCATTGTACATGTAAACATACCTAAGACCTCTATTCCCGAAGCCATTGCTTATAAAACAGAGGAACCCGGAGAGGATGAATTTCTGGATAAAAACTGGAGTTTATGTTAGGTTTAAAATGGGTTATTTTGTAAAACATTTCGTTGGGATAAACAAAATAAAGCCAATTGTAGAACAACAAAGCACGGCAAAATGGACATTGTAAAATATAACAAAGCAGCTTGGGACAATTATGTTGACAAAAAAGATCGTTGGACAATTCCCGTTTCCGAACAAGAATTAGAAAATGGAAAAAATGGAAACTGGAATGTTCTTTTGACACCGAAAAAAAGCGTCCCTCACCATTGGTTTCCCAAACTGAAAGGTTTGAAAATTTTAGGACTTGCATCTGGTGGCGGACAACAAGGGCCCATTTTTGCTAGTTTGGGGGCAGAAGTTACTATTTTTGACAATTCTGAAAAACAGTTGCTGCAAGACAAAACTTTAAGCGACAGATTTAACCTTAACATAAAAACAGTTCAGGGAGATATGAAAGATCTTTCTGTATTTGCAGACAATTCGTTTGACCTGATTTTTAACCCTTGTTCAATAGTTTTTGTTGACAATATTTTACCCGTTTGGAAAGAATGTTTCCGGGTTTTAAAACCAAACGGAATTCTAATGACAGGCCTAATCAATCCTATTTCATTCCAAATTGACGAAGAAAGTTTGAAGCTAATTTACAAACAGCCATTTTCAGACCTGCACTCATTGCCGGCTGAAAAATTAGAAGAATTGAAAAAAGATAAGGAGGCTTTGGTATTTGGCCATAGTCTGACCGACCAAATTAATGGGCAATTAGAGGCCGGTTTTAGCTTGACTAATCTGTATGAGGACAATTGGGGCGAAGAAAACAAACTAGACGATTTTTTTCCCTCCTTCATAGCAACCAGAGCTGTAAAACGACTATAATAACAGACGCTACAAGGGTTTATACGTCAAACTAGCTGACGTAAAACCCTTGTGTGCGAAAGTTATGGTCTAATCTTTATATTCTAAAACGAGCGTTTCAAAGCTTATAGATCCTTTTTGAAAAGCCCTGCTTTTAGGTTTGAACCTATTGAACCTTCTGCTAATTGCAGGTAATTGCGTTTACTCTGATCTTTTTCAATTTTTACAGTTCCGGTAGTTTGTACGTTTTCCATCTTTAAAAAGTCTGTTGATGTTGCATCGTTACCACTCAATGGACCACTTCCATATCCCGCCAGATTGGTATAATCTGCAAAAAGGCAATCCGATGCTTTGTACTGACGTGTGCTTCCCTTTTCTCTTATCCATACTGTACTGCTGTTTGCTATTATGTTATGGTGAAAGTCGAAGTTGTCTCCATTTGTACTTTGTGTAGTCCAGACACCACTAAAATAACAACCATATACCAGTGAATAACGCATGACATTAGGACTGCCGGTGCCTCCGTCAGTTTTCCAAAAAACGACCGGATTTTTGCAGTTGAAAAAAACACAATGATCGATAACCAGACCATAACCATTGGCTATAACACCCACATGCAAGGGCAATACATCAACATTCCCTGCAAACAGGCATTGGGTAACGAGCAAATCGTCTAAACTTTTTCCATTACGCCATATCGGATAAGAACGACGCAGGTTGTTACCATCTATATAAGAGTAATCCGGACTGCCTGTAAATCGCAGACCTTCAATGGTTACATGACTTACCTCGGGCTGTATGCCTTTTGCTTCTTCCCCTCCCACGCCTGGTAAAAGCGGCACTGCCGTTACTACGACCGGCATTTTTTGAGGAGTCCAGTCGGCATCATCAGGCATAACAACCGCACGGATCACAAGGCGGTTTTTAAAGCTATACTTGTCGTTTGTGAATACTACTGTTTCGGTTAACAGATGTATCCCTTCTGAAAGAAAGATTGTGGTTGCGCCCTGTTCTTTGTTTGAGTTTACGCGTCTGGCTGCCTCTGCAAGTGTTTTTAAAGGATGGGTTTTCAATCCGGAATTTGCATCGTGGCCCGTCTGAGGATTAACGTATAACTGTTCTGCCTGTAAGCACAATACGCTCGTAAAAAACAATAGGAAACTAAGTGTGAATTTTATCATATTCTTTTTTTTTTGTAAAATTAGAATATTCTCATCCCGCCAAAATGGTCATTTTATCTTAAAAAAGGTCATTTACATTTTCTTTCGATATTGTTGCGGTGTAGTCCCCGTAAATTTTTTAAAGAAACGGTTAAAATTGGATGGATCTGAAAATCCAAACTCATAGGAAATCTCTTTTACCGATTTGTTCTGGCAAAGTTGTTTCTTTATTTCTGAAATAAGCTTGTAGTGAATCATTTGCTGGGCCGACAATCCGCTAAATTTCTTGCAAATTTTATTAAGAAATCCCGAACTGACATTAAGCATTTTTGAATAGGCTTCGGTACCATGATTGTCTGCAAATTTCTTTTCCAATAAAGATCGAAATCTATAAAAATCTAAATGCACATAAGTATCTCTTTGAACATTGTGAACCTCTGCATAATATCGATTGAGAAGGACCAGTAATTGGTATAGAAGTGATCGAATCAAATGACTGCTATCGTTCTGAAGCTGACCAAATTCCTGTTCAATTCCATACAACAGTTCGAGACATTTTTTAAATGAGGTCGCGGATAGCTGCATCTCGGTTGGACGTGAATATTGATGGAAATATTGAAAGCGATATAGAAATAGTTCGTCCGAGAAAAAAAGATGAAGAAAATCTTTTTCAAAGAAAAGGGTATAACCTCTTACCTCCTTCTCAATCTCCCAACAACGCACTTGTCCCGGACTTGTAAAAATAATAGTTCGGGGGTTTATTAAAATCTTATTTTCGTTCAGTGTAATAGTACCCGCTCCCTCTTCAATGAAAATAACTTCAT harbors:
- a CDS encoding flavin monoamine oxidase family protein yields the protein MENYLHGLLDEDNDPIIKKYLEYIDEGIPHTGKSKNVLIIGAGMAGMVAASLLKQAGHKVTIVESNTRVGGRIKTFRNSKHKKYFEDDNVYGEAGAMRIPTIHKMVLKYIDKLGLKTEPFYYKSVDKEQAIAYQADPTKPEPETTRNSLLYVNRKRVVQNEYIRKDEAKVDINKLLGFDLGTSENRRADELMADLIDPLKAFIAEDPEKNWPLLIDRYGEYSMRRFLKENSMYSENAIEMIGVLQNLESRMAYDFIQSFIEQNIIKDSTTFLEIVGGSDLLPNAFFKAHQLEENTYFDCRMTKMKLVNNKVKIEVDIEVERDFQFYEDAGFKALKTPVGDLEFDEVIVTIPFSALRHVYVTPQFDQPKRKAIRELHYDSATKILLEFREKWWQEAPYNIVGGGTITDFSNRFTYYPSNDLGSKGHGLILASYCWSDEASRWDSMDDDDRYFYALKNLAIMHSDDEKEQQRIINLAVITSSIKDYKKKGGKLIGGATQSWMRDPYAYGEAAIFNPGQLQLLQRHIISTEWEGKAHFAGEHTSLKHAWIEGAIESGIRTALEVNENTGNLNNPI
- a CDS encoding alpha-keto acid decarboxylase family protein; translated protein: MSQQKITVAKYLQIRLEQLGLTHLFGIAGNYTAPFLNTIHEDKNAKITIVNDTNEINAGHCTDAYARQNGFAAVAVTYGVGAFTLLNSVAGSYVEHCPVLVINGAPTNKDQQRSLVQGMLASHMTGDMYSNINVFRNVTVAAEQITGSSDAPYKIDAVLNACILYGRPVYLEVFEDAWRMECDPPVAPLVERESSKCQTSARKAAQRVAAMARGKEIIFWGGIEIQRYGIQDEFLDLIETTDTEFVTSILGKSIVSENHPKFKGVFNGKASPKDVKEQFEKAQLKIGLGVWTTGKNLGGFDVWKEDTVLANHSGVRIGASYVANVSLRDFILFLKEELTKVTFSAYEMYAAKELSESFFLADDSMTKRGKPALTYDTFFKRINTFIDDRHIVVADAGFPLLGAQGIRIAEPNGFVAQASWLSIGYSVPAATGIKCARPDKRPVVFVGDGAFQETCQAISTQNKLKHDTIVFVLDNGIYGIEQMLVNPNPFRGADKVEYSIPDLNNVYDYNEMHRWKYAKLVDVFGGRGFEVNTLDELEEVLNQLESITENTIVHVNIPKTSIPEAIAYKTEEPGEDEFLDKNWSLC
- a CDS encoding class I SAM-dependent methyltransferase — translated: MDIVKYNKAAWDNYVDKKDRWTIPVSEQELENGKNGNWNVLLTPKKSVPHHWFPKLKGLKILGLASGGGQQGPIFASLGAEVTIFDNSEKQLLQDKTLSDRFNLNIKTVQGDMKDLSVFADNSFDLIFNPCSIVFVDNILPVWKECFRVLKPNGILMTGLINPISFQIDEESLKLIYKQPFSDLHSLPAEKLEELKKDKEALVFGHSLTDQINGQLEAGFSLTNLYEDNWGEENKLDDFFPSFIATRAVKRL
- a CDS encoding helix-turn-helix domain-containing protein, whose protein sequence is MTVVPKIKTYHFLPYKYGSELLLDIGRIETLDNYVLDNTLHQLSFYEVIFIEEGAGTITLNENKILINPRTIIFTSPGQVRCWEIEKEVRGYTLFFEKDFLHLFFSDELFLYRFQYFHQYSRPTEMQLSATSFKKCLELLYGIEQEFGQLQNDSSHLIRSLLYQLLVLLNRYYAEVHNVQRDTYVHLDFYRFRSLLEKKFADNHGTEAYSKMLNVSSGFLNKICKKFSGLSAQQMIHYKLISEIKKQLCQNKSVKEISYEFGFSDPSNFNRFFKKFTGTTPQQYRKKM